Proteins encoded within one genomic window of Actinomycetota bacterium:
- a CDS encoding DsbA family protein yields the protein MGLDRSALLRDLGVTVVSLPLEIHPEIPVGGLTLADRWASRYGEALEMYERIETACRAAGMAFHRPARVPNTRRALETAEWVRVNEPHLFLPVERGLFEAHFVDNRPLDDPEVVDAVLVDCGAGAAAARQAVEAGEMQAPLAAAATLAGEVGVTGTPAWLVARQILVPGALPPGVFRQVVSQVQSS from the coding sequence GTGGGCCTGGACCGGTCCGCCCTGCTGCGCGACCTCGGGGTCACGGTCGTCAGCCTCCCCCTGGAGATCCACCCCGAGATCCCCGTCGGCGGCCTGACGTTGGCCGACCGCTGGGCGAGCCGCTACGGCGAGGCCTTGGAGATGTACGAACGGATCGAGACGGCCTGCCGTGCCGCGGGGATGGCCTTCCACCGCCCGGCCCGCGTGCCCAACACCCGCCGGGCCCTGGAGACAGCCGAGTGGGTGCGGGTCAACGAACCCCACCTGTTCCTGCCCGTCGAGCGGGGCCTGTTCGAGGCCCACTTCGTCGACAACCGTCCCCTTGACGACCCTGAGGTGGTCGACGCCGTGCTGGTGGACTGCGGTGCGGGGGCGGCCGCCGCCCGCCAGGCCGTCGAGGCCGGCGAGATGCAGGCACCTCTGGCCGCGGCCGCCACCCTGGCGGGCGAGGTGGGCGTGACCGGCACGCCCGCCTGGCTCGTAGCCCGCCAGATCCTCGTCCCCGGCGCCCTGCCTCCCGGCGTCTTCCGCCAGGTCGTGAGCCAGGTCCAGTCCTCCTAA